The DNA segment GCCGTCGGGATCGCTTTGCGGGTTTTGCGGCACAGCCCGGGCAGATCGTCGATGTCGATGTCGATGCCGAGCATGGTCCGCACCTCATGGAAGCCCGGTGAGACTTCGACTCGGATACCCAGTTGCTCATACATGCGTTTTTGCAGATGACGCAGATCGTCGAGGTCTTTGAGTTGTTCCAGACGCGCCAGCAGGACTTTTTCTTCGTTGCGGGTCAGGCGCAGGATGCGTAGATCCGCGCCGGGCGTGTCCAGCAACGGATCGCGCCCGCAAACGCAGGCGCCGGGTGGGCAAGGGGAGCGCAAGGGCGCGGTGGTCGTCATGGCCTCCATCATAGAGGCCGTCGGACCGTTTTGCCTATGTGCGTGAGGCAGCCGTCCATCGGCCGCCGTCTTCCTGAAAACTAAGGTTTCAGGCCTTCGTAATGCACCAGAATCGCGTTGGCGAGGTCTTCATCGCTGGCGTTGAGGCCTGGGTTGTCCTGGCGCACCTGCTGCAGCACCGATTCAAGATAAACCCCACGGATGGCCCCGCCACTGGCGACGAATGCAGACACGTCGTCGCGGGCTGGAATGACCATCTTGTCATCCTTGAAGGTCGAGTACAGCGACGCGGAAACACCGGCCGAGGTGGCGACATCGCCCGCGTCGACACGGGCCAGCGCCGAACCGACCGGCAGGCAAAGGAGTAGAGATGAAACGAGCACTAACTTGCGCATGACGGTGTTCCTCCGAAGGCGCGAAGCAAAAGGGAAGGGACTACATAACGTCAGAGATGATCGGCGCGCGGGAGTTCCGTGAGCGGCGAAAACGCAGCGGCAAGGAACCGGGTAAAACGGCGAAAGGTCTACCGCTTGCCCGTATTGTTTGAGAGTCGATTTTGATGCTCCTCAGAGTCAGCGACAACGTTGCCCGCCCCGCCGACACGCGAATCGAAGCCGCCTTGCTCGGTGGATTTGTCCTGCTGGCCATCGCTCTCGGCATAGCTCCGCGAAGCCGCGTCGACTGGCTGCTGGAAAATGTGCTGGCCGTGGCGTTGGTGTTAGCCCTGGTGCTGGCATATCGGCGGTTTCGCTTGTCGTCCTTTTCGCTGGTGATGATCTTCGCTTTTCTGTGCATCCATGAAGTCGGCTCGCATTACACCTACTCGCGGGTGCCCTACGATCAATGGAACACGCTGCTGACCGGTGTCAGTGTCAACAAGGTCCTGGGTCTTGAGCGCAATCACTATGATCGGCTGGTGCACTTGAGCTACGGATTGCTGATGGTCTGGCCGATGCGCGAAGTGCTGCTGCGCCTGACCCCGTTGCGCGGCGTCTGGCTGGTGCTGATGACCTTGAACGTGGTGCTGGCGACTTCGGCGTTGTACGAATTGATCGAGTGGATCGGCGGCGCTTATCTGGGGGATGACACCGGACAGGCCTTCGTCGGCGCGCAGAACGATCCCTGGGATTCGCAGAAGGACATGGCCCTGGCGCTGGTCGGCGCCGGGCTGTCCTTGCTGATGTTGGCAGGCGGGCGTCGGGCGCCGCGCTAAATCGTCAGATCACTCCGCAGGCCATGCGATCGCCGCCACCGCCCAGTGGCTTGGGCATGTCGGCGTGGTTGTCGCCGCCGGCGTGAATCATCAGGGCGTGGCCCTTGATCTCGGAAATTTTCTTCAGGCGCGGGGCCAGCACCGGATAATTGGCGACACCGTCAGCCGTCACATACACCGCCGGCAGATCACCCAGATGGCCGTCGGCGTAGGGGCCAAGGTGTTTGCCGGTTTTCGCCGGATCGAAGTGACCGCCAGCGGCCAATGCCGCGCCTTTTACGCCATCCTTCACGCCCGCTTCGCAGCTGCCGTTTTCATGCACATGAAAACCGTGAATACCGGCCGGCAGCGATTTCAGCTCGGGCGTGAACAGCAGACCGTAAGGCGTCTCGCTGACGGTGACCGAGCCGATCGCCTGCGGCGCACCGTCGGCGCTGACCAGATTGATCGCGACTTTCTCCGTTGCTGCTTGTGCGGTACCCATTGCCAGGGTACCGAGCAGACCAAACCATAATGCGCGTTTCATAAGCGTTTCCTTCAGCTGCATGAATGTTCGAAGCGATGGATTCATAGCCTGCCAGCATTAACCGGCGATGAAGGTGCAATCCATCGGCGCTGCAGCGTGTGACTGGCTGCCCGATCGAAAAGTTTTGCCGGATTCAAGTCGCCGCTGACATCAGCCGATACGCTCTGTGTCGGCAGTTCCATGCAAATAGGCTTAACTGAAATCCGACAAGCGCAATCCAGCGTGCCCACGGGAGATTCCACGGTGTCGATCAAACTGCGTTTGGTGTTGCTGATTGCGACCAGCCTGCTGACGGCGCTGATCGTGAGTCTGGTCAGTTATGTCGGCAATCTGCGGATGGCCACGGCCGTCGGCGATAACACGGTGAGCATGAGCGCGCTGCGCAATCACATGGAAGCCGACATGATGCACGATGCCCTTCGCGCCG comes from the Pseudomonas granadensis genome and includes:
- a CDS encoding DUF2388 domain-containing protein; this translates as MRKLVLVSSLLLCLPVGSALARVDAGDVATSAGVSASLYSTFKDDKMVIPARDDVSAFVASGGAIRGVYLESVLQQVRQDNPGLNASDEDLANAILVHYEGLKP
- a CDS encoding DUF2238 domain-containing protein; protein product: MLLRVSDNVARPADTRIEAALLGGFVLLAIALGIAPRSRVDWLLENVLAVALVLALVLAYRRFRLSSFSLVMIFAFLCIHEVGSHYTYSRVPYDQWNTLLTGVSVNKVLGLERNHYDRLVHLSYGLLMVWPMREVLLRLTPLRGVWLVLMTLNVVLATSALYELIEWIGGAYLGDDTGQAFVGAQNDPWDSQKDMALALVGAGLSLLMLAGGRRAPR
- the sodC gene encoding superoxide dismutase family protein: MKRALWFGLLGTLAMGTAQAATEKVAINLVSADGAPQAIGSVTVSETPYGLLFTPELKSLPAGIHGFHVHENGSCEAGVKDGVKGAALAAGGHFDPAKTGKHLGPYADGHLGDLPAVYVTADGVANYPVLAPRLKKISEIKGHALMIHAGGDNHADMPKPLGGGGDRMACGVI